A single window of Acidimicrobiia bacterium DNA harbors:
- a CDS encoding Mrp/NBP35 family ATP-binding protein, translated as MSISDNKSSGLDPELVAILRGVIDPELNNNIVDLGMVKNAIIDGDGVAQITVALTTSGCPLRSQIKTDVQRKISSNKNIEEVKVTFGELNAQEKRTLMDSARKNARENAIETAVSSSTRVIAIASGKGGVGKSSITANLASAIADLGFKVGVLDADIWGFSQGTMLGVAGRLEGTAGKIDPHLKVIGKQGGELKIVSMGFLIDDEQSALMWRGLILAKAVEQFLVDVNWGELDYLFIDMPPGTGDIQMAVSRLIPQSEMLVVTTPARGAQTVAARVGDMAQRSYMPILGVVENMSYFVSPSGEKFEIFGNGGGSRLAKRLATTLLAQIPLEPGVTEANSAGVPIVISDIELENKSPAAIAMRDLAKNIVDNICPPIEMAGCTSIKQAIFKQMKESKAQV; from the coding sequence ATGTCAATAAGTGACAATAAATCGTCTGGTTTGGACCCAGAATTAGTTGCAATATTAAGAGGCGTTATCGATCCTGAGTTGAATAATAATATCGTTGACTTGGGTATGGTAAAAAACGCGATAATTGATGGTGATGGTGTTGCACAAATTACAGTTGCTTTAACCACTTCTGGTTGTCCACTCCGTAGCCAGATCAAAACTGATGTACAACGAAAGATTTCTTCTAATAAAAATATCGAAGAGGTAAAAGTAACTTTCGGTGAATTGAACGCGCAAGAAAAAAGAACGTTAATGGATAGTGCAAGAAAAAATGCAAGAGAAAATGCAATCGAAACAGCCGTGAGTTCATCTACTCGTGTTATAGCAATTGCTAGTGGCAAAGGCGGAGTTGGTAAATCTTCAATAACTGCAAACTTGGCAAGTGCAATTGCTGATTTAGGATTCAAAGTTGGAGTACTAGACGCTGATATTTGGGGATTTAGCCAAGGGACAATGCTTGGTGTAGCAGGCAGGCTTGAAGGAACCGCTGGAAAAATTGATCCACATCTAAAAGTAATCGGAAAACAAGGTGGAGAATTAAAGATAGTTTCAATGGGATTCCTAATTGACGACGAGCAAAGCGCATTAATGTGGCGCGGCTTAATTTTGGCAAAAGCTGTTGAACAATTTTTAGTAGATGTTAATTGGGGTGAGTTAGATTACCTTTTTATTGATATGCCTCCAGGCACTGGTGATATTCAAATGGCAGTATCTCGTTTGATTCCTCAGAGCGAAATGTTAGTAGTTACAACTCCTGCTCGGGGAGCTCAAACTGTGGCTGCACGTGTTGGCGATATGGCACAAAGAAGTTATATGCCAATACTTGGTGTTGTAGAAAACATGAGCTACTTTGTTTCACCTAGTGGTGAAAAGTTTGAGATATTTGGAAATGGTGGCGGTTCTCGCTTAGCTAAACGCCTAGCAACAACTTTACTTGCCCAAATTCCTTTGGAACCTGGAGTGACTGAAGCAAATAGTGCTGGTGTCCCTATTGTTATATCCGATATTGAGTTAGAAAATAAATCACCAGCTGCAATAGCCATGAGAGATCTCGCAAAAAATATTGTCGATAATATATGTCCTCCTATTGAAATGGCAGGGTGTACATCAATAAAACAAGCTATATTCAAACAAATGAAGGAATCTAAAGCTCAGGTGTAA
- the erpA gene encoding iron-sulfur cluster insertion protein ErpA, with the protein MTTTQADTSESSEKAIPTSNAIIVSDVAASKVAELISQEEDEGLFLRVSVRPGGCSGLSYEMFFDGDKADDDIITEQGGIQVAIDPASAPYLVGATLDYKDGLQGAGFAINNPNVSKSCGCGNSFS; encoded by the coding sequence GTGACTACTACACAAGCAGATACTTCAGAATCATCAGAGAAGGCAATTCCTACATCTAATGCAATCATTGTTAGCGATGTTGCAGCTAGCAAAGTTGCTGAGTTGATTTCACAGGAAGAAGATGAAGGTCTTTTTTTAAGAGTCAGTGTACGACCCGGTGGATGTTCAGGCTTGAGTTACGAGATGTTTTTCGATGGAGACAAAGCGGATGATGATATCATCACTGAACAAGGTGGAATTCAAGTTGCGATAGATCCTGCTTCAGCTCCATATCTAGTAGGTGCAACTCTTGACTATAAAGATGGTCTTCAAGGTGCCGGCTTTGCAATAAACAATCCAAATGTTTCAAAATCATGTGGTTGCGGAAACTCATTTAGCTAA